A window of the Scytonema millei VB511283 genome harbors these coding sequences:
- a CDS encoding HepT-like ribonuclease domain-containing protein, translating to MSPSACEYLQHILDETTYIMTSSQNLDKAAFVRDETLKRPYVRSIEVIGEAVKQLPDGLRQKYNAVEWRAMAGMRDRLIHNYFGVDYDIVWDVVVNKVPVLDAEIRLILEQEYL from the coding sequence ATGTCTCCGTCGGCTTGTGAGTATTTACAGCACATTCTTGATGAAACGACCTACATCATGACGAGTTCTCAGAATTTAGACAAGGCAGCATTTGTGCGAGATGAAACACTGAAACGCCCTTACGTTCGGAGTATTGAAGTCATTGGGGAAGCAGTTAAACAGCTACCGGATGGGTTGCGTCAAAAATACAATGCCGTTGAGTGGCGGGCTATGGCAGGAATGCGCGATCGATTAATTCACAACTACTTCGGCGTTGATTATGACATTGTTTGGGATGTTGTAGTCAATAAAGTTCCTGTATTGGACGCTGAAATTAGGCTAATTCTTGAGCAAGAATATCTGTAA
- the sppA gene encoding signal peptide peptidase SppA: MRNFLKQTFASAIGTLLGLLLFFGLSISGMLVILVALAAQDNEPQVKDRSVLVYDLSLNITDAPRNSSTSALIQNALSGESNRTIALRTVLDTLEKARRDPKIIGIYLDGSNGAEDGSSGYAKFKEVRGALEKFRAAGKKIIAYSSSWGEKEYYLSSVADTVVLNPLGAMEINGLGASTPFLTGALEKFGVGIQVIRVGKFKAAVEPLIRKNLSPENRQQTEKLLNDLWGEWRAAVGQSRKISPNQLQAIADGQGFLLAETAQKQGLVDKVDYFDRVLAQLKQLTGEEKENKTFRQISLSAYAGVSGKALGVERNSENKVAIVYAEGDIVDGQGEAGQVGGDRFARIFRQLRQNPNVKAVVLRVNSPGGSATASEIIQREIRLTREAKKPVVVSMGDVAASGGYWIVTDANRIFAEPNTITGSIGVFGLLPNFQKLANNNGVTWDVVKTGKYADSQTVSRPKSPAELAVYQRAVDRIYSTFLSKVVEGRDLPQQKVEEIAQGRVWSGVSAKQIGLVDEIGGLDAAIDYATKQAKLGDDWEVAEYPETRSLEERLFGQVSDGVRTALGHNTAANQLALPAPIAVEVAKMRDELAILQAMNDPLGVYARLPFNLKIE; this comes from the coding sequence ATGCGTAACTTCCTCAAACAAACTTTTGCTAGTGCCATTGGAACCTTGCTCGGACTGCTACTATTTTTTGGTCTGAGTATATCTGGAATGCTTGTCATCTTGGTGGCTTTGGCTGCTCAAGATAACGAACCGCAAGTTAAGGATAGATCGGTTTTAGTTTACGATCTATCTCTCAACATCACCGATGCCCCGCGTAACTCTAGTACCAGCGCTTTGATTCAGAATGCTCTTTCAGGAGAAAGTAACCGTACAATCGCCCTTCGCACGGTGCTAGATACCCTGGAAAAGGCAAGACGCGACCCTAAAATTATTGGGATTTATCTCGATGGCAGCAATGGCGCAGAGGATGGCAGCAGTGGCTACGCCAAATTTAAAGAAGTGCGGGGAGCCTTGGAAAAGTTCCGTGCTGCTGGCAAAAAAATTATTGCTTACAGCTCAAGTTGGGGTGAGAAAGAATATTATCTCAGTTCCGTGGCGGATACTGTAGTGCTGAACCCCCTTGGCGCAATGGAGATTAATGGTTTGGGTGCTTCAACTCCATTCTTAACGGGGGCACTGGAGAAATTTGGCGTTGGAATACAGGTGATTCGGGTAGGTAAGTTTAAAGCCGCCGTAGAACCATTAATTCGCAAAAATCTCAGTCCAGAAAATCGGCAACAGACAGAGAAATTATTAAACGATCTGTGGGGAGAGTGGCGCGCGGCAGTTGGTCAAAGCCGGAAAATTAGCCCCAACCAGTTACAAGCGATCGCAGACGGTCAAGGTTTCTTGTTGGCAGAAACAGCCCAAAAACAAGGATTAGTGGACAAAGTAGACTATTTCGATCGCGTTTTGGCGCAGTTAAAGCAGCTAACTGGTGAGGAAAAAGAAAATAAAACCTTCCGCCAAATTAGCTTGAGTGCATACGCTGGAGTTTCTGGTAAAGCGTTGGGCGTAGAACGTAACTCAGAGAATAAAGTGGCGATTGTCTACGCTGAAGGTGATATTGTTGACGGTCAAGGAGAGGCGGGACAAGTAGGAGGCGATCGCTTTGCCCGGATTTTCCGCCAACTGCGACAGAATCCCAATGTCAAAGCTGTTGTCTTACGGGTAAATAGTCCTGGTGGAAGTGCCACAGCTTCAGAAATCATTCAACGCGAGATCCGCCTGACGCGGGAAGCCAAAAAACCAGTCGTTGTTTCTATGGGCGATGTTGCAGCTTCCGGCGGTTACTGGATTGTCACCGATGCCAATCGGATTTTTGCCGAACCTAATACGATTACGGGTTCTATCGGCGTATTTGGACTGCTGCCAAATTTTCAAAAGCTGGCAAATAACAACGGTGTGACCTGGGATGTGGTGAAAACCGGAAAATATGCTGACAGTCAAACTGTTTCTCGCCCTAAATCTCCCGCAGAATTAGCAGTCTATCAACGCGCGGTCGATCGCATCTACAGTACATTCTTATCAAAAGTTGTTGAGGGACGAGATTTACCGCAACAGAAAGTCGAGGAAATTGCCCAAGGTCGAGTTTGGTCGGGTGTCAGTGCCAAACAGATCGGATTAGTCGATGAAATTGGTGGCTTGGATGCAGCAATTGACTACGCCACAAAGCAAGCAAAGTTAGGCGATGACTGGGAAGTAGCAGAATATCCCGAAACCCGTTCTTTAGAAGAACGCTTATTTGGGCAAGTCTCTGATGGAGTCAGAACCGCGTTGGGTCACAATACTGCTGCAAACCAACTCGCACTGCCAGCCCCGATCGCGGTTGAAGTTGCTAAAATGCGCGACGAGCTTGCGATTCTGCAAGCAATGAACGATCCTTTAGGAGTTTATGCCCGTTTGCCTTTCAATCTAAAGATTGAGTAA
- a CDS encoding DUF6887 family protein — MTIPNFQAMTRKELLAYMLEHRDDDEAFRVFMDKVHAEPPTEVYPAPQSIDDLKHFPQLLEKHRQQQKDNSDK; from the coding sequence ATGACAATACCTAATTTTCAAGCTATGACTCGCAAAGAGTTATTAGCATATATGCTCGAACACCGAGATGACGATGAAGCATTTCGCGTTTTTATGGATAAAGTTCATGCTGAACCCCCTACAGAAGTATATCCCGCACCACAATCAATTGACGATTTGAAACATTTTCCTCAATTGCTAGAAAAACACCGTCAACAGCAAAAAGATAATTCCGATAAGTAA
- a CDS encoding diguanylate cyclase, with amino-acid sequence MKLCWGSSTSIRNRFAFGMGAMLLPLILLGCGTFISVEGALNRFEKNENATLEELFPVTELESLIVLASTSADDYLSYGTPNARDRFVRISGEIDKAFVTILNTSTDTPEKTALLFVAQKAWQQAKISGEAIFTNSHPARTKLTAQEKKRLDVQLEQATEALDRLQELLTHLQISDNIAQAQNTKLWVKGIVVVVFGLGLGVAAIASLTLARSVLIPLQILAEGVKHLAEEDLSYRIVLANQDELGQLATMFNQMAEKLEQSQAALRNLATLDGLTGVFNRREFNQKLKTEIERSHRYMHPCSLIMLDIDYFKKLNDTHGHQGGDEALKVVADIIKREIRPVDVVARYGGEEFAVILPETFNDSAAIVAERLRHAVAAEAIAISPELSIHVTVSVGHATFPIDAILEEKLLGAADRALYAAKHSGRDRVVSYSSLQQTVEQAG; translated from the coding sequence ATGAAACTCTGCTGGGGTTCGAGTACCTCCATCCGCAATCGCTTCGCCTTTGGTATGGGAGCTATGCTGCTGCCGTTGATTTTGCTTGGTTGTGGAACTTTTATTTCGGTAGAAGGAGCGTTAAATCGGTTTGAAAAAAATGAAAACGCAACTTTAGAGGAACTATTTCCTGTTACCGAGTTAGAATCACTGATTGTCCTGGCATCAACTTCTGCTGATGATTATCTCAGTTACGGTACGCCAAATGCTCGCGATCGCTTTGTGCGGATAAGTGGTGAAATAGATAAAGCTTTTGTGACAATTCTAAATACCTCGACCGATACGCCAGAAAAAACAGCCTTGTTGTTCGTAGCTCAAAAAGCATGGCAACAAGCTAAAATCAGCGGTGAGGCGATTTTTACTAATTCCCATCCAGCTAGAACTAAGTTGACTGCCCAAGAAAAGAAGCGTTTGGACGTACAGCTCGAACAGGCTACAGAAGCTCTAGATCGATTGCAAGAACTCCTCACTCATTTGCAAATATCTGATAACATCGCTCAAGCGCAAAACACCAAACTTTGGGTGAAGGGAATTGTTGTTGTTGTGTTTGGTTTAGGATTGGGAGTAGCGGCGATCGCGAGTTTAACTTTAGCTCGTTCTGTATTAATCCCATTGCAAATTTTAGCAGAGGGAGTTAAACATCTAGCTGAGGAAGATCTTTCTTACCGGATTGTCCTAGCGAATCAAGATGAGTTGGGACAACTAGCAACGATGTTTAATCAAATGGCGGAAAAACTCGAACAGAGTCAGGCAGCCTTGAGAAATTTAGCAACTTTGGATGGATTAACTGGAGTTTTTAACCGTCGCGAGTTTAACCAAAAACTCAAAACAGAGATCGAGCGATCGCATCGCTACATGCATCCTTGCTCTTTAATTATGTTAGATATCGATTATTTCAAAAAGCTCAACGACACCCACGGACACCAGGGAGGAGACGAAGCACTCAAAGTCGTTGCTGATATCATTAAACGCGAAATTCGCCCCGTGGACGTAGTAGCGCGTTATGGCGGTGAAGAGTTTGCCGTGATTCTACCTGAAACTTTCAACGATAGTGCAGCAATTGTCGCAGAACGATTGCGTCATGCTGTGGCTGCTGAAGCGATCGCAATTTCTCCCGAACTTTCGATTCATGTCACTGTCAGCGTCGGTCATGCAACTTTTCCAATAGATGCAATCTTAGAGGAAAAATTACTCGGTGCTGCCGATCGAGCCTTATATGCTGCTAAACATTCCGGTCGCGATCGAGTCGTGAGTTACAGTAGCTTGCAGCAAACAGTAGAACAAGCAGGATGA
- a CDS encoding DUF6888 family protein — MPTTAQLFTCFVLSYWATKMYLPIYIIRVDERTGEVFFLVGEETAVLIFSNGLWRFI; from the coding sequence ATTCCTACAACAGCGCAATTGTTTACTTGTTTCGTCCTCAGCTATTGGGCGACAAAAATGTACTTGCCTATATACATAATCCGTGTAGACGAACGCACAGGAGAAGTGTTCTTTTTGGTAGGAGAAGAAACAGCAGTTTTAATCTTTAGTAATGGACTTTGGAGATTTATATGA
- the fmdA gene encoding formamidase: MPKTLFKVDLTKPMDQQELPGHNRWHPDIPAVVSVNPGDVFRIECKDWTDGQIKNNDNPDDIRDVDLTVVHVLSGPIWVNGAQPGDILVVDLLDIGALQGDEWGFTGIFAKDNGGGFLTDHYPNHAKAIWDLEGIYTSSRHIPGVRFAGITHPGLIGCAPSHDLLATWNKREAELVSTAPDLRTYGAGLAANMPVYAALPNPKNAILGQVAPGDFDRIAAEGARTVPPREHGGNCDIKNLSKGTRIYFPVYVEGAKLSMGDIHFSQGDGEISFCGAIEMSGYIDLHVDIIKGGVEKYGMVNPIFKPGPVEPRYSEYLVFEGISVDEYTGKQYFMDVHIAYRRACLNAIEYLKKFGFTGEQAYLLLSCAPVEGRVSGIVDIPNACCTLAIPTEIFDKNILPV; the protein is encoded by the coding sequence ATGCCGAAAACGCTTTTCAAAGTCGATCTAACTAAGCCAATGGATCAGCAGGAACTCCCTGGACACAACCGCTGGCATCCTGATATTCCTGCCGTGGTTTCGGTGAACCCAGGTGATGTCTTCCGCATTGAATGCAAAGATTGGACGGACGGACAGATTAAAAATAACGATAATCCTGACGATATCCGCGATGTCGATTTAACGGTCGTCCACGTCTTGAGCGGTCCCATCTGGGTCAACGGCGCTCAACCAGGAGACATCTTGGTTGTCGATTTGCTCGATATTGGCGCTTTACAGGGTGATGAGTGGGGCTTTACGGGCATTTTTGCCAAAGACAACGGTGGTGGCTTTCTGACCGACCACTACCCCAATCATGCTAAGGCAATTTGGGATCTGGAGGGCATTTATACCAGTTCCCGTCACATCCCAGGCGTGCGGTTTGCTGGTATTACTCACCCTGGTTTAATTGGTTGCGCTCCCTCACACGACTTACTGGCAACATGGAACAAGCGGGAAGCAGAGTTAGTTTCAACAGCTCCCGATTTACGGACGTATGGAGCGGGATTAGCGGCGAATATGCCAGTTTATGCGGCTCTACCGAACCCCAAAAATGCCATTTTAGGACAGGTAGCACCAGGGGACTTCGATCGCATTGCGGCTGAAGGTGCGCGTACTGTTCCCCCTCGCGAACACGGTGGTAACTGCGATATCAAAAACCTTTCCAAAGGGACGCGGATTTATTTCCCCGTTTACGTGGAAGGGGCAAAATTGTCAATGGGAGATATTCATTTCTCGCAAGGAGACGGTGAAATCTCATTCTGTGGTGCAATTGAGATGTCTGGTTATATCGACCTGCATGTAGACATCATCAAGGGTGGCGTGGAAAAATATGGTATGGTCAACCCGATTTTCAAGCCAGGTCCCGTAGAACCGCGCTATTCGGAGTATCTCGTATTTGAAGGAATTTCTGTAGACGAATATACGGGCAAACAATACTTCATGGACGTACATATTGCCTATCGTCGCGCCTGTTTGAATGCGATCGAATATCTGAAAAAATTCGGTTTTACAGGCGAACAAGCTTATTTATTACTCAGTTGTGCGCCAGTAGAAGGAAGAGTCAGCGGCATCGTTGATATTCCCAATGCTTGCTGTACGTTAGCAATTCCAACAGAGATTTTCGATAAAAACATTTTACCTGTTTGA
- the fni gene encoding type 2 isopentenyl-diphosphate Delta-isomerase, whose amino-acid sequence MNLPTNLPAATQSRKADHLRICIEQDVQCQSITNGLERYRFTHTCLPELNRSDINLTTTFLGKKLGAPLLISSMTGGTEQAGIINRRLAEVAQHYKIAMGVGSQRVAVEKPQVADTFAVRSLAPDIPLFANLGAVQLNYEYGLEQCLRVVDILEADALILHLNPLQECIQPRGDVNFCGLLDKIEKLCKKLPVPAIAKEVGNGISGDMAQKLINAGIAAIDVAGAGGTSWAKVESERAETAMQRRLGLTFADWGIPTAECITNVRQVAPNIPLIASGGLRHGLEVAKAIALGADLAGLAMPFLRAAADSESTLHALAEVLIAEITTVLFCTGSANLQQLKQSQTLQRVA is encoded by the coding sequence GTGAACCTTCCTACCAATTTGCCCGCAGCCACCCAATCTCGCAAAGCCGACCACCTACGAATTTGCATCGAACAAGACGTGCAATGCCAGTCTATTACAAATGGATTAGAACGCTATCGCTTTACCCATACCTGTTTACCCGAACTGAATCGCAGTGACATTAACTTAACGACTACCTTCTTAGGTAAGAAACTAGGCGCACCCTTGCTAATTTCTTCCATGACTGGGGGTACGGAGCAAGCAGGCATCATCAATCGACGCTTGGCTGAAGTTGCCCAACACTACAAAATCGCGATGGGTGTAGGTTCTCAACGGGTGGCAGTGGAAAAACCGCAAGTTGCCGATACATTCGCCGTGCGATCGCTAGCTCCCGATATTCCCTTATTCGCTAACTTGGGTGCAGTGCAACTCAACTACGAATATGGCTTAGAACAATGCTTGCGGGTAGTAGACATCCTCGAAGCCGATGCCTTGATTTTGCATCTCAATCCCCTACAAGAGTGCATTCAACCCAGAGGTGATGTCAACTTCTGCGGCTTACTTGACAAAATTGAAAAACTGTGTAAGAAGTTGCCTGTACCTGCGATCGCCAAAGAAGTCGGTAATGGGATTTCAGGCGACATGGCGCAAAAACTAATCAATGCTGGAATTGCAGCCATTGACGTAGCGGGTGCAGGTGGTACGTCCTGGGCAAAAGTAGAAAGCGAACGAGCAGAAACAGCCATGCAACGCCGCCTCGGACTCACCTTTGCCGATTGGGGTATTCCTACAGCAGAATGCATTACCAACGTGCGACAGGTTGCCCCCAATATTCCTCTGATTGCCTCTGGTGGGTTGAGACATGGCTTAGAAGTTGCTAAAGCGATCGCCCTGGGAGCAGATCTGGCAGGTCTTGCCATGCCTTTTCTCAGAGCAGCTGCCGACTCCGAATCAACCCTACACGCCCTTGCAGAAGTCTTAATTGCCGAAATTACCACCGTCCTCTTTTGTACTGGTAGCGCTAACTTACAACAACTCAAACAATCTCAAACATTGCAGCGTGTAGCATGA
- a CDS encoding nucleotidyltransferase family protein, producing MPAMPVQTKAEVLSLLQKYQQELHRFGVRRCGVFGSFVRDTAIHARSDVDILVAFEPDQKTFDNFIHLSFFLEDLFGRPVDLITIESLSPYIGPQILNEVEYVSVGL from the coding sequence ATGCCAGCAATGCCTGTACAAACAAAAGCTGAAGTGCTGTCTCTCCTCCAAAAATATCAACAGGAGCTACACCGCTTTGGAGTTAGACGTTGTGGTGTTTTTGGCTCATTTGTACGTGACACCGCGATCCACGCTCGAAGTGATGTCGATATTTTGGTTGCTTTTGAGCCAGACCAGAAAACATTTGATAACTTTATACACCTTTCTTTTTTTCTAGAAGATCTTTTTGGCAGACCTGTCGATCTTATTACTATCGAGTCATTAAGCCCTTACATTGGTCCGCAGATTTTGAATGAGGTCGAGTATGTCTCCGTCGGCTTGTGA
- a CDS encoding S-(hydroxymethyl)glutathione dehydrogenase/class III alcohol dehydrogenase, translating to MDVRAAVAYEPGKPLQLETVQLEGPQAGEVLVEIKATGVCHTDAYTLSGKDPEGLFPAILGHEGAGVVVEVGEGVKSVKVGDRVIPLYTPECRQCEYCLSRKTNLCQAIRVTQGKGLMPDGTSRFSLNSTKLHHYMGTSTFANYTVLPEIAVAKIREDAPFDKVCYIGCGVTTGIGAVVYTAKVEPGSKVVVFGLGGIGLNVIQGARMVGAEMIVGVDVNPSKRAIAEKFGMTHFVNPKEVEGDLVPYLVDLTKGGADYSFECIGNVNVMRQALECCHKGWGESIIIGVAAAGEEIRTRPFQLVTGRVWKGSAFGGARGRTDVPKIVDWYMEGKINIDDLITHTMPIEKINDAFDLMHKGESIRTVLTF from the coding sequence ATGGATGTCAGAGCAGCTGTTGCCTACGAACCTGGAAAACCATTGCAGCTGGAAACCGTACAGCTAGAAGGACCACAAGCAGGGGAAGTTTTAGTCGAAATCAAAGCGACTGGGGTTTGTCATACCGATGCTTATACTCTTTCTGGGAAAGACCCAGAGGGCTTGTTTCCGGCAATTTTAGGACATGAAGGGGCTGGGGTTGTCGTAGAAGTAGGGGAAGGAGTCAAGAGCGTTAAAGTGGGCGATCGCGTCATTCCGCTTTATACTCCCGAATGCCGTCAGTGCGAATATTGTCTCAGTCGTAAAACAAATCTCTGTCAAGCCATTCGCGTGACTCAAGGCAAAGGGTTGATGCCCGATGGTACGAGTCGATTTTCCTTAAATAGCACAAAGCTCCACCACTACATGGGAACATCGACTTTCGCTAACTATACAGTACTACCAGAAATTGCTGTTGCCAAGATCCGTGAAGATGCACCTTTTGACAAAGTTTGTTACATCGGTTGTGGTGTAACTACGGGTATTGGTGCAGTTGTTTATACGGCAAAAGTCGAACCAGGCTCAAAGGTTGTCGTTTTTGGTTTGGGTGGAATTGGTTTAAACGTCATCCAAGGAGCGCGCATGGTAGGCGCAGAGATGATTGTTGGCGTAGATGTTAATCCTAGTAAACGGGCGATCGCTGAAAAGTTTGGGATGACGCATTTTGTCAATCCAAAAGAAGTGGAAGGCGATTTAGTTCCTTATTTAGTAGATTTAACCAAAGGCGGAGCTGATTATAGTTTTGAATGTATTGGCAACGTCAATGTGATGCGTCAAGCATTAGAATGCTGCCATAAAGGTTGGGGTGAAAGTATTATTATTGGCGTTGCGGCTGCGGGTGAAGAAATTCGCACTCGTCCGTTTCAATTAGTCACAGGGAGGGTTTGGAAAGGCTCGGCTTTTGGTGGTGCGAGAGGACGCACAGATGTACCTAAAATTGTCGATTGGTATATGGAAGGAAAAATTAATATTGACGATTTAATTACTCACACAATGCCAATAGAAAAGATTAATGATGCCTTCGATTTGATGCACAAAGGGGAATCAATTCGTACCGTATTGACGTTTTAG
- a CDS encoding phytoene desaturase family protein, with the protein MKTDVIVIGSGIGGLSCAATLARYGFDVVVCESYSTPGGAAHGFERNGFQFDSGPSLYSGLSYSPSPNPLRQVLDAIGEDLPCVNYDTWGCCLPEGDFDTTVGADQFCDVLARLRGDKAVAEWRELQRVIEPLAKAATAIPPTALRFDLGAIVSLGQYLPAMLPHIGSAFKLTGAFSQIMDGVVTDPFVRNWLDLLCFLLSGLPASGTSAAETAFMFADWYKPGVMLDYPLGGSGALVDALVRGLEKHGGKLMLNTHVEEILVAGRASGVRLRGGEELHARRAVVSNTSIWDTLKLLPQNAIPKSLQARQATPECDSFMHLHLGIDATNIRADLACHYIVVNDWERGVTAPQNVVLVSIPSVLDPSLAPLGKHVIHAYTPGSEPYSLWQEMDRKGEEYTRQKQARAEVMWQALRRIIPDIDNRCEVTLVGTPLTHARYLRRHRGSYGPAIAAGKGLFPGATTPIPGLLCCGDSTFPGIGLPAVAASGAIAANTLAPLSQHLQLLREIQ; encoded by the coding sequence GTGAAAACAGATGTCATTGTCATCGGTAGCGGTATTGGTGGTTTGAGCTGTGCGGCAACTTTGGCACGGTATGGATTTGATGTTGTTGTCTGCGAAAGCTACTCAACACCTGGGGGTGCGGCGCACGGTTTTGAACGCAACGGTTTTCAATTTGATTCTGGACCTTCCCTCTACTCCGGTTTATCTTACAGCCCTTCACCTAACCCACTGCGACAAGTTTTAGATGCAATTGGCGAAGATTTACCTTGTGTCAATTACGATACCTGGGGTTGCTGTTTGCCTGAAGGTGACTTCGATACAACGGTAGGTGCAGATCAATTTTGCGATGTGTTGGCAAGGTTGCGAGGAGATAAAGCTGTAGCCGAGTGGCGCGAACTTCAGCGAGTTATAGAACCTCTAGCCAAGGCTGCTACGGCAATTCCTCCTACTGCTTTACGCTTCGACTTAGGTGCAATAGTGTCTCTAGGGCAATATCTGCCTGCAATGCTACCTCATATTGGTAGTGCTTTTAAACTGACGGGTGCATTCAGTCAGATTATGGATGGTGTCGTTACCGATCCGTTTGTGCGTAACTGGCTAGATCTATTGTGTTTTCTCCTCTCTGGGCTACCTGCAAGCGGCACGAGTGCGGCAGAAACGGCATTTATGTTTGCCGACTGGTACAAACCTGGAGTGATGTTAGATTACCCTTTAGGTGGTAGTGGGGCGTTGGTTGATGCCTTAGTACGGGGATTAGAAAAACATGGGGGTAAATTGATGCTGAATACCCATGTTGAGGAAATTTTAGTAGCGGGACGCGCTTCAGGTGTCCGATTGCGTGGTGGTGAAGAATTACATGCAAGACGAGCCGTCGTCTCGAACACTTCTATCTGGGACACGCTGAAATTACTTCCCCAGAATGCCATCCCCAAATCCTTGCAAGCAAGACAGGCAACTCCAGAGTGTGACAGTTTCATGCACCTACATTTGGGAATTGATGCTACAAATATTCGGGCAGATTTAGCATGTCATTACATTGTAGTCAACGATTGGGAACGGGGAGTCACAGCACCGCAAAATGTCGTATTGGTATCGATTCCATCAGTTTTAGATCCGTCCCTAGCACCACTAGGAAAGCACGTCATTCATGCTTACACTCCTGGTAGCGAACCTTATAGTTTATGGCAGGAAATGGATCGCAAAGGTGAAGAGTATACCCGTCAAAAACAAGCACGGGCAGAAGTCATGTGGCAAGCTTTAAGACGCATTATTCCCGATATCGATAACCGTTGCGAGGTAACTTTGGTAGGTACACCCCTAACTCACGCTCGTTACTTGCGCCGTCATCGAGGTTCTTACGGTCCCGCCATTGCTGCGGGGAAAGGTTTGTTTCCTGGTGCAACTACACCGATTCCAGGGTTATTGTGTTGCGGTGATTCTACCTTTCCTGGTATCGGTTTACCCGCCGTCGCCGCCAGTGGTGCGATCGCAGCAAATACCCTTGCCCCATTATCCCAGCATTTGCAGTTATTGCGGGAAATTCAGTAA
- a CDS encoding FmdB family zinc ribbon protein translates to MPLYEFRCDDCGVFDEWRAIAECNNPANCPTCEEPAKKVFAPPMLLSNSIRLKQESEPKLVKRDREPEQPRLRSHNNGRPWMINH, encoded by the coding sequence ATGCCTTTATACGAATTTCGGTGCGATGATTGTGGTGTATTTGATGAGTGGCGCGCGATCGCCGAATGCAATAATCCTGCCAATTGTCCGACTTGTGAAGAACCCGCCAAAAAAGTTTTTGCGCCACCGATGCTATTATCTAATTCTATTCGCCTGAAACAGGAATCAGAACCAAAGTTGGTGAAACGCGATCGCGAACCAGAACAACCCCGCTTGAGAAGTCATAACAATGGTCGTCCTTGGATGATTAACCATTAA
- a CDS encoding TenA family transcriptional regulator — translation MSLTCQQLLQEHTQAWQEATIHPFLQECQQGTIQPQQFNTWLVQDYLFVVDFTRFVARILAIAPPHDFDILLAGLSALKDELNWFQAKAAERQLQLNIDKQTTCVEYCNYMQSLSAMPYAVQATALWAIELAYNQGWQLPGAMPPPYTEFADRWGNPDFTTYVGYLEQQADAALSEASEEVQQQATAAFLNIARLEKDFWQMAYKVDG, via the coding sequence ATGAGCTTAACTTGTCAACAATTACTGCAAGAACATACCCAAGCATGGCAGGAAGCAACGATACATCCTTTCCTGCAAGAATGCCAGCAAGGGACAATTCAGCCACAACAGTTTAATACTTGGTTGGTACAAGACTATTTATTTGTGGTAGATTTTACCCGTTTTGTGGCGAGAATTTTGGCGATCGCACCCCCGCACGATTTCGATATTCTTTTGGCGGGGTTGAGCGCCCTCAAAGACGAACTCAACTGGTTCCAAGCTAAAGCCGCCGAACGCCAACTGCAACTCAATATTGACAAACAGACTACTTGTGTTGAGTATTGCAATTATATGCAAAGCTTATCTGCAATGCCCTATGCCGTACAAGCTACGGCACTTTGGGCGATCGAGTTAGCATACAATCAAGGTTGGCAGTTACCTGGAGCCATGCCCCCACCCTACACCGAATTTGCCGATCGCTGGGGCAACCCCGATTTTACGACTTACGTAGGCTACCTAGAACAGCAAGCAGACGCAGCCTTAAGCGAAGCCTCAGAGGAGGTGCAGCAACAAGCCACAGCAGCTTTCTTGAATATTGCTAGATTAGAAAAAGATTTCTGGCAAATGGCGTATAAAGTTGACGGCTGA